The Mobula hypostoma chromosome 5, sMobHyp1.1, whole genome shotgun sequence region TgatgagaatagggcatgtcctgggtgctggggtgggggtggggtggggggtcttGCTGATGGAAGTggcttttctgaggcactgctccttgaagatgttttggatactatggaggctagtacccatgatggagctgattaattttataaTTCTCATTactacatcagggaggaggcacaggagcctgaataccCACCCTCTCTGGTTTAGGAACAGCAGCTTCCCCatttcatcagatttctgaacccatgaacactaccttgctattcttcttttgcactatttaattttgtaaatatagtaatttgttatgcctgcacttTACAGCTGTCTCAAAGCAAATTTCTTGAttaatgtcagtgacaataaacctgactctgaaatTAAAAGGAAacgaattaatatttgctataaacCTTTGAGCACTGTTTTATTAAATTGTCATGTCATTgttgctttaaggaagtgcacaAATGACTATTGTTAGAGCTTTAAGATTTATTACAAGAACCCTGACCTATAGATCTGCCCACTTGTTTCTTTTCACACTGTTTAACTGTATTGTTCTTGCTCACCACTCTACTTTTAGTTTGTTCATTCTTTAGACTTGAGCTCTTGAGCTCTGATTTTAAAGAAAACATCCTTGGGAATAGCTTGTGGGTTCTTCCCTAGCTATTAATTCCAAATTCTTTGTAATCCCCCATGGATCTGCCTTTCATTGATGTTAATTAGCTTCTTCATATAGGTCCTGCGCTACCTTCAACACCTCCTTTTCAAGCATCTGTTTGTTTTGTATTTCTCTATTCTGTTTCTATTGGCTCCCTGTGGCCCTATGaagtgctgtgctttctttgctgtTGTATGCACAGAGCAGTTGTATTCTCAGCCATTAACATAAACATTTCAAGTTTGATGGCATGGTTGTTCAGAGGAATCAGCTGAAATTACATTATAGTTATTCTCTTGGGTTGTTAAAATCATGCTGCTTTTGAAACTTCCAGCTCAAATTAAATATGGTTGCTAGTGGTAGGTGTTTATTCTGTGGTTGCTTTTTGATCAAGAAATCGCTAGAGTGAATGAGTCCAACTGTGTTTTTGGTCTACAGTGCAAAGGTttaatgttattcctttattAAATATCATGCAATATACACTgactagccactttattaggtacatgagtGGAACCCaatatggtcttctgctgctgtagcctatccacatcaagatttgacatgtgcattcagaagtcctcctctgcacaccactgttttaatgCATGTTTATTTGATTTACCATCACCCTCTTGTCAGCTtgtaccagtctggccattctcctctgatttctgtcattaacaaggtgtttttgtccacagaactgccagttactggatgtttttttttcatttttcacaccattctctgtaaactccagagactgatgTGCTtgtaaatcccaggagatcagcagtttctgagatactcaagccaatcatcattccacagtcgaagtcatttagatcacatttcttcctcattctgatgtttggtctgagcaacaactgaacctactgaccatgtctgcatgcttttgtgcttggttgctgccacatgattggctgattagatatttgcattaacaagcaaataaagtggcctctgagctCTGTCCGCACTTACTGTTGCATGAATTAAGTCACTGAAGAAAAGTACTGCTgggtacaaagcagcttctttattcgacaaaacaaggtttagcaggcatcatattgagacacttTTGGTTGAAAGGTCTGGCTGGCCCAAAGTGGGGCTCGATATTCTCTGTGCCAAAcctcaaaggacaattccatatttacagtgtatggacaatgctttctttgaaactacatagcAATGTTCAGAACTCCCGATTCACATCCACACTACacacatccaaatgaattttaatcagaaacgagaaaatctgcagatgctggaaatccgagcaacatgcacaaagtgttggaggaaccccaggctactgtgggaggtgagggaggagattgctgagcctctggcaatgatctttgcatcatcaatggggatgggagaaattccggaggattgaagggttgcgtatgttgttcccttattcaagaaagggagtagagatagcccaggaaattatagaccagtgagagtTACTttagtggttagtaagttgatggagaagatcctgagaagcaggatttatgaacatttggagaggcataatatgattaggaatagtcagcatggctttgtcaaaggcaggtcatgcctcacgagcctgattgaattttttgaggatgtgactaaacacattgatgaaggtagagcagtagatgtagtgtatatggatttcagcaaggcatttgacatagtaccccatgcaaggtttattgagaaagtaaggaggcttgggatccaagtggaccttgctttgtggatctagaattggcttgcccacacaaggcaaagagtggttgtagatgggtcatattctacatggaggtcggtgaccagtggtgtgcctcagggatctgttctgggacccctactctttgtgatttttataaatgacctgggtgaggaagtggagggttgggttagtaaatttgctgatgacacaaaggttagggatatcgtggatagtgtggagggctgtcagaggttacagtgggacattgataggatacaaaactaggctgagaactggcagatggtgttcaacccgggtaagtgtgaggtggttcattttggtaggtcaaatatgatggcagaatatagtattaatggccaggctcttggcaatgtggaagatcagagggatcttggggtccgagtccataggacactcaaagttgccgcgcaggttgactgtgtagttaagcaggcatacggtgtattggccttcatcaaccgtcaGATTGAGTTCAAGGCTgaggggtaatgttacagcaatATAGGACTCTgctcagactccacttggagtaatgtgctcagttctggtcacctcactacagggacaatgtggaaactatataaagggtgcagaggagatttttaagtatattgcttggattggggagcatgccttacgagattagtttgagtgaatttggccttttctccttggagggacagagaatgagaggtgacttgatacaggtgtacaagatgatgagaggcattgatcatatggatacttggaggttttttcccagggctgaaatggctaacacgagagggcatagttttaaggtccttggaagtaggtacagagatgttaggggtaagttttttacgcagcgagtggtaagtgcgtggaatgggctgccagcgacggtggtggacgtggatacaatggggtcttttaagagactccttgataggtacatggagcttagaaaaatagagggcaatgtgtaaccctaggtaatttctaaagtaagtatatgtttggcacagcattgtgggccgaagaacctgtattgtgctgtaggttttctgtgtttctaactcagcaggccaggcagcatctaggaaaagagtacagttgacatttcagaccaaaaccctttggcaggaatggaggggaaaaaaagctgaggagtagatttaaaaggtgggggaggggagagagaagcacaatgtgatgggtgaaacctgaagggggaggggatgaaataaagagctgggaagagatAAAGGCCAtgggagcaccagtgggaggcgatgggcgggcaagaagatagtgagaaacacacacacctgGATTATACATTGTCCCACCCCGTTACTTGAAAAATTGTCAttcctttctctcaattcctctgcttcatctgctctcaggatgagaccttTCATTctggaacaaaggagatgtcctttttcaacaaaaggggcttccctttcttcACCATCAATGccgccctcaaccacatctcttccatttcgcatatgtctgctcttaccccatcctcctgccacactACCAGAAATAGGGTTCCTCTTTGTCTTCATCtcctaccccaccagcctccgcgtccagtacataattctctgaaacttctgccatctgcgaagggatcccaccaccaagcacatctttcccttcctcttctccccccccccaccccacttcctgctttctaTAGGGATTGCTCcatatgcgactcccttgtccagtcgtccctccccactgatctcccacctggtacttacccttgtaaacggaacaagtgctacacctgcccctacacctcctcccgcattaccattcagggccccaaaagtccttctaggtgaggcgacacgtcacctgtgagtctgttggggtcacgtACTGTGTCCAGtattcccgatgtggcctcctgtatattagtgagacccgatgtagattgggagacggcATCGCctagcacctacactctgtccgccagaaatatcgactttattcccctccacagatgctgcttgacttgttgagcttctccagcatttgacCTGCTTTAATCAAAAGGCTTCAACAGTTGggttttaatttttttccttttgaagTTCTTGGCAATGTGAAGGAATTATTTAGGATAGATTTTGTGTAATATCATTCACTTTTCCTCAATTCTTATTTCCACCTTCTCCCTAATTAGGGACCTTCTGCAGACCTTATCAGAAGATGAACTGCACACACTTGAAAGAAATCTCTGCATATCCCAGGATGGTGAATTTACAGTTGACCCCAAAATATGCTCTGCTATCCCTCCATCAGAAGTTCCTGAAAAACTTGTTCAAGATCAACTTTGTGTAAAAGCTGAAAATACAGAAGCTGAACTTGCTTGTTCCATGCAATATGATGAGGAGGAGCTGGAGCAGCTGAACTTAATGGTTCACAGGGTAGGGGATGAAATGTCATGTCTACTCTCTCCACCAAGCGTGTGTCAGTCGCCAGCTCACAAACCTGTGTTGAAACATATCTCCAAACTGGGGAGCTCCACAAATTCAACCTTTCTTGAACTTTCTGGGGTAAGGCATGAAGCTGAGGAAGAAGAACGAGTATTTTTCATGGACGATTTGGATGGAGCAGGTGAGGACTTGGCTGGAGCAGGTGAGGACTTGGCTGGAACAGATGAACCACAAGAAACCTTTACTTGGATTGGAGATTCTTGCCCACCTAATAAGGAGGACACGCTGCCTCCCCACCAAGAGGAGACAGACACACCAAGGAATAGTAGCAGTGAGGAAACAGTACAAGCAACACAGGTACTGCACAGACCAAGCAATAATGATTCACTACCTCTGCAAGGGCAAGCCAACGGAAAGAAAAGTGACACATTGGAAATTTGTTGTAATTGTGTTGATGCAGCTGAATCCAGTTCTTACCTCAATGGCTGGAATGCAGGGACCGATGATATACAGCCCAGCGAAACTGCAGAAAAAATAGCTCATAGGACTGGTGGAATGAAAATTTCTGCAACTGTTATCTTTAATCCCAAATCTCAGTGCACATGTTGTTCCTCTGAAGCAGAGCATGCAATAAATTGTGATTCTGGCAGCTGCCCAGTTTCTTCAGAGGAGTTCTCAAATCAAAGCAGTGCTGATGTGGAAAATGGAATAAATCTCTGTGTGCACTGCACTGGCCCTCAAGACAGTAGACTTGACAATGGCTTTGTAGATTCTGGGAACTCCAAGATGTCTGACCAACATAAAATGAACTGTGCCTCAGCTTCACAGGAAAAGATAGGAAATGAGAGCCCCAGTGGATCATGGACAGATGGGGCTATCAACaaacagaaacatacaaactcaaAATGCAAGTGCCTGGCACAATCCTCAGGAAAATACCCAGAAGGAGAGCAGCAAACGGAAATGGACATCTGTTGCCAACAGCATAAGGTAGAAAATAGGACACAGACAAATGGAGAAAAGGAAAATGTTGAAATGCCTGCTGTGAAGAATGAATTGGAGGCCACTGACCCTTTGGAAGTCAAAAGAACAGAGCAAAGGTAACTATGTTTCTCACTTGAAACCGTTTCAGCTTTAGTTTCAATATTTGTACTGTAAAGAGTTTGGATATATACTTTGATTAGTATTTTAGACGTAGgagtagaatttggccatttgacccatcaaatctgctctgccattcaatcttggaggatttattttccctctgaaccctcatcctcctgccttctccctgtaacctttaacacccttactaatgaagaacctatcaacctctgctttaaataaacccaatgacttggcattcacagccatctgtggcaatgaattccacagattcacagctcTCTGGCTAACGATATTCCACatcctctccattctaaaggaGCATCCTTGAATGCTGTGGCTGTGCCTTTGCCTTCTGATCTTCAACTCTCCCTGTCTTGAAAATAAACTGTCTTCAGTATACAGTGAATTATCTTCACGCAAGCAGATTATCTGCTTGTCACTCTTACTGTTTTTGAGATATTACAATGAGTAAATTGGCTGTTGATTACTCTTTTATAAATGTGACCACACTTGAGGTCCAGAAATCATGAAAGGTGCTGCATTATTTTTACCTTTTTGGGAACAGAATCTAATATTATATTACAGAAAAAAAGAAGCTGCAATTTGACCTCAACATCGCCACacccaatgttcaaagtaaaatttgttatcagagtacacca contains the following coding sequences:
- the zfyve28 gene encoding lateral signaling target protein 2 homolog isoform X5, whose protein sequence is MNRFRKWLYKPKRSDPQLLAQFYYADEELNQVAAELDSLDGRKDPQRCTLLVNQFRSCQDNVLNIINQIMQECIPNERANRDFCVKFPEEIRHDNLGGQLWFGAECLAAGSIIMNREIESMAMRPLAKDLTRSLEEVRNVIRDQCLRDLNAYTDKMKESLKQFDGLFAEFELCYVSAMVPVKSPKEYYVQQEVIVLFCETVERALKLGYLTQDLIDDYEPALMFTIPRLAIVCGLLVFPEGPLNLERKPEDMSDLFRPFRTLLQKIRDLLQTLSEDELHTLERNLCISQDGEFTVDPKICSAIPPSEVPEKLVQDQLCVKAENTEAELACSMQYDEEELEQLNLMVHRVGDEMSCLLSPPSVCQSPAHKPVLKHISKLGSSTNSTFLELSGVRHEAEEEERVFFMDDLDGAGEDLAGAGEDLAGTDEPQETFTWIGDSCPPNKEDTLPPHQEETDTPRNSSSEETVQATQVLHRPSNNDSLPLQGQANGKKSDTLEICCNCVDAAESSSYLNGWNAGTDDIQPSETAEKIAHRTGGMKISATVIFNPKSQCTCCSSEAEHAINCDSGSCPVSSEEFSNQSSADVENGINLCVHCTGPQDSRLDNGFVDSGNSKMSDQHKMNCASASQEKIGNESPSGSWTDGAINKQKHTNSKCKCLAQSSGKYPEGEQQTEMDICCQQHKVENRTQTNGEKENVEMPAVKNELEATDPLEVKRTEQRLRIALNCCC